A segment of the Brevundimonas sp. M20 genome:
ACGCCCGATCAACAGGCTTCGCCTTCTCCGACCTGTGGGTGCTGGGGCCGCCCATCGCCATCGGCCTGTTCACCCTCGCCCTCGTGGTCATCATGCAGCGGCGCCAGATGGGCATCAGCCGCGCCTGGGCCGCGTCGGAACGTCGGTTCCGGGGCGCCGTCGAGGCCGCCCATTGCGGGGTCTGGGACTGGGACATCGAAGCCGGGCAGGTGATGATCTCGGACTACATGGCCAGTCTGATGGGAATCGACCGCAGCGGCTCCCTGCCGGAAGAAGTCTTCATGGAGCGCATCCACCCGCGCTACCGCGACGCCGTCCAGCACGCCCTGCGTCAGGCCCAGACCTACGGCTCTTTTGAAGTCAGTTTCCCGGTGCCTGACGAGCACGGTCGCGCCCGCTGGATCGACGCCCGCGGTCAGGCGCGCGGCGAGCGGGGGCAGGACGGGTTCACCTCGGTGCTGGGCGTCGCGCTGGACACCACGGAGGCCCGCCGCGCCAAGGCCCAGGCCCAGTCCGCCGAAGGCCGCCTGCGCGACGGCATCGAAAGCGTAAGCGACGCCTTCGTCCTGTTCGACAAATCGGGTCGCCTGATCCTGTCCAATCAGGCCTTCCAGGACGCCTTCGGCTTCGAGGAAGGCGTGGTGCGAAAGGGCGCCTACAAACAGGACCTGAACCGCATCGCGGCGCTGGCGATCAAGTCGGAGCAACCCGCCGCCGGTGGTCGCGCCGGCGCCCGCGAGGTCGAACTGGTCGATGGCCGCTGGCTGCAACTGGTCGAACGCTTCACCTCGGACGGCGGCTCGGTGGTTTCGGCGGCCGACATCACCGCCATCAAGCAGAAGGAAGCCGAGCGCCAGCGGGCGGTGGAGCGCCTTCACGCGACCATCGCCGAGCTGGAGGACCGCGAGGAAAAGCTGTCCCTGCTGGCGCGCAAATACGAGGTCGCCATGACCCGGGCCGAGGCCGCCAATCAGGCCAAGTCCGAGTTTCTGGCGAATATGAGCCACGAACTGCGCACCCCGCTGAACGCCATCAACGGCTTCTCGGAGATCATGGCCGGCGAGCTGTTCGGCCCGCTGGGGCACGACAAGTACAAGGGCTACGCCGCGGACATCCTGAAGTCCGGCCAGCACCTGCTCAGCCTGATCAACGATATTCTGGACATGGCCAAGATCGAGGCCGGCAAGTTGACACTGCACTATGAGCAGGTGTCGCTGAAGGAGCTGGTCGAGGACGCCACCCGCCTGATGCGCGGCAAGATCGAGGAAGCCGGACTGAAGCTGGTGGTCGATGCGCCGGAACTGCCGGAGATCGAGGCCGACCATCGTGGGCTGAAGCAGGTGATCCTGAACCTGATCTCGAACGCGGTGAAGTTCACGCCCGAGGGCGGCGACATTCTGGTGTCCCTGTCACGGTTGGACGACGACCGTGTGCGGGTGGCGGTGTCCGACACCGGCATCGGCATCGCGCCCGAGGACCTGGCCCGTCTGGCGCGGCCGTTCGAACAGGTCGAGGGTCAGCACTCCAAAACCACGCAGGGCACAGGCTTGGGCCTGGCCCTGACCAAGTCCCTGATCGAACTGCACGGCGGCGAACTGGTGATGGAGAGCGAGCCGGGACGCGGCACGACCGTAAGCTTCGACCTGCCGATCCGTCGCCCGTCGGAGACGACGCAGGCACAGCCCCTGCCCCAGGTCCAGTCCCGAGCCCGCGCGGCCTGACCCTATTTCTTGTCGGCCTGAGGGCCGTCTTGACGATCACGCGGGGCGGTCTTGCCGCGACGGGACAGGATCTGCGAGAGCACGGCGCGGTCCTCGGGCGACAGCGTGCCGAACAGCTGAAC
Coding sequences within it:
- a CDS encoding ATP-binding protein yields the protein MRGEERRISPQGRRASDRERGAPAWLRISILALALAITAHVLLVARDVATPHARSTGFAFSDLWVLGPPIAIGLFTLALVVIMQRRQMGISRAWAASERRFRGAVEAAHCGVWDWDIEAGQVMISDYMASLMGIDRSGSLPEEVFMERIHPRYRDAVQHALRQAQTYGSFEVSFPVPDEHGRARWIDARGQARGERGQDGFTSVLGVALDTTEARRAKAQAQSAEGRLRDGIESVSDAFVLFDKSGRLILSNQAFQDAFGFEEGVVRKGAYKQDLNRIAALAIKSEQPAAGGRAGAREVELVDGRWLQLVERFTSDGGSVVSAADITAIKQKEAERQRAVERLHATIAELEDREEKLSLLARKYEVAMTRAEAANQAKSEFLANMSHELRTPLNAINGFSEIMAGELFGPLGHDKYKGYAADILKSGQHLLSLINDILDMAKIEAGKLTLHYEQVSLKELVEDATRLMRGKIEEAGLKLVVDAPELPEIEADHRGLKQVILNLISNAVKFTPEGGDILVSLSRLDDDRVRVAVSDTGIGIAPEDLARLARPFEQVEGQHSKTTQGTGLGLALTKSLIELHGGELVMESEPGRGTTVSFDLPIRRPSETTQAQPLPQVQSRARAA